AGCTCGTAAACAACTCACATTTGGCATGCTGGTCACAGAGAGCACGCTGTCTCATATCACACAGACGTATTGAGCCCTTACTGCTGCTGTAAACAAAGGAGTTGCAGTCTCTTGGGTGAAACTCTGCAGCTGTGATAACCTCTGTTAACTCCTCCATGTTGGCTGGTTTTATATCAACAATGTCTTAAAGCGGTATCAGTCAAGGTTGGACAATGCAGACACTGCAAGACTGACATGTTGGCTTATCCCCTACAGGGCACTAAGAAAACCTCAAAACCAATAGTTCCAGTAAACTAATAAAAGACAGTGGAGCTTCTAACAAAGTATAGCAAAAATTTCCTCGGACTACCAAATGACATAAAAAGCTTTCACGCAACTTACATTTCCTTTGAAAAGTGCCTTAAATGAGTAtatattaagaaaaaaaaactgCTACACAAATAAGTATTATATTAGCACTATTAGATTAGGATTAAACGTAACCAATCATAGTAAAAATGACTGCAAGGATACTGAAGCTCTGGTCTGTGATCTCCAAATGCCACAAATTGATTCTAAGATCATCAGCTGACATGAATGTTTGCTGGTCACTATTGACGGAAATGGAGTTTATGTGGTATGTGTGAGCATTAGCAAAAATTCTCCGGGGACTGGCCTCCACCATTAGCTCCATCGGCTTGAAGACAGGCACCTTTAACAACAACTCGATGAAAGCAACACTATTACCCTCACAACAAAATCGAGCAGGTCAACCAGAATGCAACAAAAATCATCAGTAAACAAAGCACAGTCAAATGGCACTTACCACCAAGGAGTCAATACTTGATGGATCGCGAAGGGAGCCATcactcatttttaaattaaaccCCTCTGGTTTTCTGTCCCTCTCTGTGACCTTCCATAGCTTTATGGTTTTGTCTGCAGAAGAGTGAGACTCAATTAGACTCAATCTCTAACAACTACTATGTCACTACCTTATTACATTGTGTTAGATAATTCATTCTAAataatctgcatatttattctCAAACGGTAGATGTTGAACTTGAGATTATGAGATTACCATTCGTTGAAAGAAGAAAGTGAGCAGGATTGGCTCTTTCCAGCCAGCGTATTTTGTTTATCTTTTCTTCTATCTCCAAACTTTTGAGATAATCAAATTCTGGCTCATGACTTTGAAAGGTGCTGTACACATTGTACTCGCCAAATGGAGGATTCTGTCAACACCAAAACAGAATAGATTTTGGCATCATACAACGCTCTAAATGCAACCGGTAAATTATAATAGAACAAAAACTCAAACTTACGCCTTGTTCTTGCTGAAAGATCACAATTCGACCTCCTTTGTCGCCGGTTGCCAAAAGTTCTCCAGTGCTGTTGAACTCCACGCATGATATGATATCAGCTGTGAATAGGAATAGCACAACTTTGTGCATGCTTTCTATGACTAGACTATGGACAGAACATGAGTAAACCgatatgataaaaatatttgataactAACATATGCAGTAGGAGAGTCACAGCCAATTAAAATTTACTGTTGCATGAAGAATGTTCTAAAAGGAAATCAttgatatgtgaatatataatcaaataaattttgtatgtCTTTTAGTCTAAAACCTATTACGAGTGTGTACATGTTATGCAATCAATGTTATTTGTGCACCCGTTTGTTAATCAATGACATTACCCTTCTTGCCTCCACTGAAATCCTTTCCAGACTATCTCTCATATACAATGTATTACCAtgcaaaacataaaatatcaGTGCTTTACTAGGCTACCAATCAAGCGTAACATATGAACCAACTTAGCATCCGACTCACTGAATTATGTTGACCTATTTGAattgttaaagcacataaattacataattttttcattatatatttcaatacatcagagtcttggctttcgaatgagcctatatacaatacacaaagaataatagaactgtgaaaaacggggtgtcaaaagtacgtcctgcaaaaaaaacacacttggttcaggtactcaaaatgtggcgtaataattctcatttagccttaggtcatcaatccctttcgctgccattgaggctgcgtttttctgtgacattcggtgctgttaaacccggagagcgctaataataaactaagattctagataaccAACAATGgccgcgatcgtgctaacgcccgaccaatacaaacacatgttctgggttaattaattatgcttcaataaatgtactgtcgttgataaaggtaatgaaatcacatcgattaaattatgacctgcggttgctggccctaggactaaatgtcaattgcactttcgcgagatcacgcaatgcttgaaattaattagtctcagtcgtcacccttaacatcgcattaaaaataaagagctagtgcataatatcatcgggaaaatatagtatggttcttgggagtctgaggtacttatcatagaaataatatgtacatggagaattAATGACAcggattcctttgtcatcttcatacGTTCTATGGAGTTGTCCttccttcgcctgccactagcgtcattatcgtcactttcgtagttgataaataagcggtaagcgCACACAACAAcaaatatgagaattgtgacatcacaattttcgagactatgccagtaaactttttcgcggtagagctctggggaaatcctataaacaccaaccaatgtctgtctcaccatggcaaacaatagctcattcgaaagccaagactctgatgtattgaaatatacaataaaaaaattatgtaatttatgtgctttaaatacttaaccatgtgtttgaggtCCCCCTCgacatttaaaaatgtaaaaaacgcACTGAGTGAGAAATCAATACTTAAGTGTTATAGTTCATATTAGGTTTGGCCTTACCAAAAGCAAGGCCATACCTTAATATACTTACCATCAGTTATTTCCTCTTCGATAGTACCCTTGACTTGTGAAAAGCACCATTGAATCTCACTTCCTATAAAAGCCACATAGACTAGATTAATGGAATCAGAAATGTTATTAATTAGAATGGACAATAAATTTGACAGTCATTGAAATATGGAACCATAATTACATGCTATATCTATGGCTTTACATACTGGCTTGGGTTTTTAGAATGAAATGTTTCAGAGGTGAAATACTGCAATTGACGATTATACAGTATTAAATCAGTATCAAAAGTTGCAACAATGTTTGAATATGAAGTTGGCACCTGAACAATAACCAGATTGATGTAATCAGAAACTTAACGAGCAAATAGACATATATTTTTTCTATCAGACTAAAACCACAGCCGAAAGTTGGGAAGGTATAAATACAAAACTGTCTGTTTGGTCCAGCAAATGCAAGGTAACAAATGCCTAAAGCATCTTGTACTGTCTGTCAACAACACTACACTAATTCCAACTATAACATCTTTAATCGCTATGTGGGCCTGACTTTTGATTCCCATTGCTGTTGATAAAAGGCTCATACTAAGtttttttgtataaatatttaatatcagGTCTCGTTCTCAAAAGGATCTAGTACGTGTTGTAAAACTGTATGTGTAATGAAAACTAGGTAAAGTAATAGAACAATTCACACTTTGCGCTACAGCGAGCAAGCACTGCTCACTTCCTGCCCAACCACTGTAATGAAGAATCAATGAAAATAATTTCCACAGCAGTGAATAAAATTATCTAGAAACTAAAGTTGATGGCTATTTCACTCATATTAGCATTCATAGAAAGAAGAATGGTCAGTGTTCTTGGTGCATTGAGCATCCACTTTCATACAGAATTCTATACAAGATCTGCCGTAAAATCCTAGACAATTGTGAATAAGTGTCTTTAAAGTGTCTTCTTTGTcattgaaattagaaattttctTGGTTGAGTCAAAACGATCGCATTGTCAGCAAAGGATCCAAGCTTGGtcacaattataattatataaaagcaaATTGGTGGAACTACCGAGCATTCAGATAATGCGACATGACAACAAAATATGGTCAATCTCAACATACCAAATTAATCCATTCTAATATTTACTTTGCATGTTGAGATAAGCACATATTATACCACCGATTCGTACAAAACTACATTTCATTTATTCTACAGCCCAAAAGCTTCCTGCCAACTATTCCAGATAAGTATATACAGCATTATagcatataaaacaatgatacaAACAAATTATAAGAAACCAAAGAAATAGTCCTAATTCATAAAAAGATGTTCAGGTTGTCATATAGCCCTTCCATTAGAGACAAACTGAGATGACGCTACAGGAGATGAGCAGTGCATAGGCAAAGGCCTCTATGGAGATATAGAGTTAGTAGTCTAACTGACGCTACaagtaatttaaaaattaacataactttcatatatagttttgtttttattttagctttattaTTTAGCAAGCCTGGACACTTTTATTCAATTCTGATTATCTTTTTGTCATACTACTTTCCCTTACTTCATTACGATCACTGCATGAATACctctaaattatttaaaaactgaTCCAAAATGTTTGCTGGTGGTTTTCTATTACCgcgaaacctctatttgaacaccacttttatttaaacgccacctctaacaGAGCACCCCTATTATGGGTGGACAAATAGAGGTGGGATTCAATTATAGGGTGGTATTgtgtttttcaaccctttttcatagaagaaaggttgaaaaacacACTGCCACCCTATAATTGAACCTCACCTCTATTTGCCCACCGCCCACCACTGACACCTTGATCTTCACGAACCCATAAtggaaagtgatcagtagaaaagtgtccgcAAAATAGTACTACCAATGACTAGACTAcaccaataaaaattaattttttaatttgttgctgTAGTCATTGCCATGATTTTAGCGATGGTGTACCTGAAAAGATCGATTGTCACAATCATCACTACTGCAATCTTATGCAAAGTCACTAAGATattaatcatatccattgttttcagatttgtccATAATATGGTTTACAACCTTACTTGAAGACTTTAAAGcgttttgatgaacgatgagaatactcttcaggaacaccgTACGTCgcaatagcagccattgttatggagtattctaactttgaaacaaatgttttcaaaaattgaaaatgttaagtttatttttaacccCAAAGCGTTCTCTTTCAAagctttttctttaaaacttagaACGCGACAACATCGAAGTACTTGATAGCAGCACcatgctaatattttataatcgaAGTAGTTCGTTATTTAACTCAGTctgatattttgacatatacgaaaaacattttagaaaaatGCTGAGGCAGATGACATTCATGTCAATTTATCCGAAGGGGTGTAAAATGTAGGCGACATTAGCATCGCCTCgtctgtaaaagggttaaatttatcatcCTAAAATTTTAACGAGCTGGTCAAAAAgtacagcgccaccctttatttgaacaccacttcgAATTAAACGCCACTATAGGAAacaggttgaaaaatagaacgccatggCGATCAATTAGAGGTTTAACGGTAATTGTGGTTTGATTCTAAAAATGCAATGCCTTCTGGCTTTTTACAGCTATTACCAGTCACATGTTTTTtctataccgtacttttcggactataaaccgcacccatataaaagccgcatctgctttattttctaaaaacgATAATagaacaatacataggccgcacctttgtataggccgcagaactcaggacgtgctttttaacgtggcagcaactttgctgtttaaaacgaaagtgtctaacggcactgtttcgttttttttcccaccgctagaggcgcactaaccggagattctggttaatgcgctcTAGCAAttaaagaaaaagccacagaatagccacacccttatataagccgcatggctcaaatcatcaaaaaaaagtagcggcaaatagtccgaaaagtacgataatttgaaaattgaaatccatGTGAAGCAgaatttaatattattagaacACTGTAGAACCAAACTATATGTACTGCTTTACAACACTTCCATGTTTCCAGACTTCACATGCCAAGCTTTGAAGATTATTGTGTAAATCGAGAGAAATATTTGCTTACATTTCCCTTAATATGCTGAAAAACTTATATGTCAAGCTGATAGTTATGCCTAGTTTTGACTGAATATTCAACTGTTTAAAACTACTTgatcataaaaaattattgttcacAGCTTTGAAATCCTATACTAACAGAAACATGGAAACATTTTATTGCGTTACTGGTACTCTGTATATTAACCTTCAGACTATGATTAACTCTTTCTATGCTTAACTTTACTTTAACTGATATTCAGATTTGTCTATTGATTTTACCAGGATTTTATCTCCCAGGTACAGTAGATAAAATTGAATTTAGGTAAACCTACTTTGCAAATACATCAGCAAAAAAATTGACCATTCAAGTTACCATTTATTGGCAGCCATTGAAACATTCTAATGACTATTTTTTCTGAACATCCAATCTGTTAAAACGCTGTAAACTTGAAAGTGTTTGAAGCTGTAAAACAAAATGATGCCCCAAAAGCTGTAAGTGCCAAATTTAATTAGGCACTGTGTGAGAAATTTTGACCGACTATTTGGGTGAAGATGTGAGTTGGAGGAGGGGGTGAAAGGTTTAAGTTACCATGCTTTGCCTTTAAAAAAGAGCTGCTGTTGAGTATCATGAAACACATGTTTGCTGACTACTGCTGATATTAATACTATGATAAACAATAAAGAAGCTGGTATAGGCTCAGCCAACTTTTGGTAAAAGGAGAAGCTTTTACAGAGACAATGTTGCAAATACTTGCCTTTGTAGTAAATGTACACAAAGATACACAGTAAAACACTACTGCATATAATTTGGACCCAAAAAATAGCCATTTGTCTATCTAGAATAGGTGCGCTTACTTCTTGTCAATGGTCAGTCCTGTCAATTGTTGTCTTTATTTGTTGGCTACATCAATACTCTTATTTCATGCATATCAACTTCACACTACGCCACAACAGATATATTGTGAATTTCAAAGAAGCAGAACAATAATTTTAATAGATGAATATCTAAAGCTCATGGCTACTACAGCATTTCAAAATAAGCTATGCAGAATAGTTTGTTAAGTTGTACTTTGTAACAACATTTCTTCTATAAACTAACACAAATAGAGTTTATTGCCAAATAAAAAATCAACTTGAGCGGTACCGCAATGTATGACTtcttgcaaaaaattttatgagCTACCGCAAACAACTGCAACAATGAAAAACTAAGTGACATCCAGTAACTGAGGATACTTCTAACGCGACCTTCGTTAAAAGTTCTTAAGTTCAATCAATCAAACTAACAACCAAAACTcagcatattttaaaagcattgtgGGATGATGCGATTTTAAAACGGACAATACAGACCAGGCAGTTGAAAGAAGGAAGACTTCCTGGAACGTAATCGgtttaactattttattagcCATCAAAAAAGTTTAGAAGTAACATTACCTACCACTCATAACGTCACAACTTCGTGAAACTGTGAGATGAGATAATTACTGATAGCATTGGTA
The genomic region above belongs to Watersipora subatra chromosome 1, tzWatSuba1.1, whole genome shotgun sequence and contains:
- the LOC137399625 gene encoding serine/threonine-protein phosphatase 2A 55 kDa regulatory subunit B alpha isoform-like; this translates as MSGSEIQWCFSQVKGTIEEEITDADIISCVEFNSTGELLATGDKGGRIVIFQQEQGNPPFGEYNVYSTFQSHEPEFDYLKSLEIEEKINKIRWLERANPAHFLLSTNDKTIKLWKVTERDRKPEGFNLKMSDGSLRDPSSIDSLVVPVFKPMELMVEASPRRIFANAHTYHINSISVNSDQQTFMSADDLRINLWHLEITDQSFNIVDIKPANMEELTEVITAAEFHPRDCNSFVYSSSKGSIRLCDMRQRALCDQHAKLFEEPDDPSSRNFFSEIISSVSDVKFSNNGRYLVTRDYLNVKVWDLQMESRPVETYQVHEYLRSKLCSLYENDCIFDKFECAWSGNDRHVITGSYNNFFRIFDRDTKKEVTLEASRENVKPKTVLKSKKVSQAGRKKKDEISVDSLDFQRKILHTAWHPHQNVLAIAATNNLYLFQSKDT